In a single window of the Acidobacteriota bacterium genome:
- a CDS encoding aminoacyl-tRNA hydrolase — MHWLVVGLGNPGDRYSRTRHNLGFMVIDLLAERMNVPVKRSECRSLSGRGRIGESVVELAKPQTFMNLSGEAVKCLVAGENRSVDNLIVISDDLAIPYGTLRLRGKGSHGGQNGLRSIIDNLGTQEFKRLRIGIGPDHPVADASRFVLEKFSSREEKLLGELLESAADAVEDVILKGLDAAMAKWNTSPASTESE, encoded by the coding sequence GTGCATTGGCTTGTAGTCGGCTTGGGAAATCCGGGCGACCGGTATTCCCGGACGAGGCACAATCTCGGTTTCATGGTCATCGACCTGCTTGCCGAGAGAATGAATGTGCCGGTCAAGCGATCTGAATGCAGATCGCTGTCAGGCCGCGGCAGGATCGGCGAATCGGTCGTCGAGCTTGCAAAGCCGCAGACCTTTATGAATCTCAGCGGTGAGGCGGTCAAATGCCTCGTAGCCGGTGAGAACAGGTCGGTTGACAACTTGATCGTGATATCCGATGACCTCGCCATTCCGTACGGGACACTGAGGCTTCGCGGCAAGGGCTCGCACGGCGGGCAGAACGGCCTTAGGTCGATAATTGACAACCTCGGAACGCAGGAGTTCAAACGGCTCCGCATCGGCATCGGGCCGGATCATCCGGTCGCCGACGCGTCGCGGTTCGTGCTTGAGAAATTTTCAAGCCGGGAAGAAAAACTGCTTGGTGAACTGCTCGAAAGTGCCGCCGACGCGGTCGAGGACGTGATATTGAAAGGTTTGGATGCGGCGATGGCGAAATGGAACACATCGCCCGCGTCAACAGAGAGTGAATAG
- a CDS encoding ribose-phosphate pyrophosphokinase codes for MSVTGKIKIFSGNAHPALAEEICGHLGVELGKASTERFSDGEFNFQIGENVRGSDVFIVQPTCPPTDRNLMELLIMIDTFVRASAERVTAVIPYFGYARSDKKDRPRVPIAAKLVANLITTAGAQRILTIDLHAAQIQGFFDIPVDHLYAAPIVVDYFRENPIENLIVVAPDTGGAERARAYAKRLDAGLALCDKRRERANEADVMNIVGDVSGKNCLIIDDMCDTGGTICKVAEALHNAGANDIFACFTHGVLSGKAVDNIRNSHLKKVIVTNTIPIHENGMPLVEGGKIEVLSVAGLLAAAIRSIHDETSVSKLFI; via the coding sequence ATGAGCGTGACAGGAAAAATCAAGATCTTTTCGGGCAATGCGCACCCCGCGCTTGCCGAGGAGATCTGCGGCCATCTGGGCGTCGAACTCGGAAAGGCGAGCACGGAACGTTTTTCGGACGGAGAGTTCAATTTCCAGATAGGCGAGAACGTTCGCGGTTCAGACGTATTTATAGTTCAGCCGACCTGTCCGCCGACCGACCGCAACCTGATGGAGCTGCTCATAATGATAGATACATTTGTGAGGGCTTCGGCGGAGAGAGTCACGGCGGTCATTCCCTATTTCGGTTATGCCCGGTCGGACAAAAAAGACCGTCCGCGGGTTCCGATCGCCGCGAAGCTGGTCGCGAATCTCATCACGACCGCCGGTGCACAACGGATCTTGACGATAGACCTGCATGCGGCGCAGATACAAGGGTTTTTCGATATTCCGGTCGACCATTTGTACGCAGCACCGATAGTCGTGGACTATTTTCGGGAGAACCCGATCGAGAATCTCATTGTTGTCGCTCCGGATACAGGCGGTGCTGAACGTGCAAGGGCCTATGCAAAACGGCTCGACGCAGGGCTCGCTCTGTGCGACAAACGGCGCGAGCGCGCGAACGAGGCCGATGTGATGAACATCGTCGGCGACGTCAGCGGCAAGAACTGCCTGATCATCGACGATATGTGCGATACGGGCGGGACGATATGCAAGGTCGCTGAGGCACTGCACAACGCAGGTGCGAATGATATATTCGCGTGCTTTACGCACGGCGTGCTGTCGGGCAAGGCTGTTGACAATATCCGCAATTCTCACCTTAAAAAGGTGATCGTTACTAACACTATTCCCATTCATGAGAACGGGATGCCGCTCGTCGAAGGCGGAAAAATTGAGGTTTTGAGTGTCGCCGGGCTGCTGGCAGCGGCGATCAGGTCTATACATGACGAAACGAGCGTTTCTAAGTTGTTCATTTAA
- a CDS encoding 50S ribosomal protein L25, which produces MAEKFVIKAEKRDSRGKNEARRMRAAGKIPAIVYGGKGGSVSISAELADLAAVLRSDSGANTVFSLEIAGEETTDVIFQDRQIHALKGRLMHADLRRLVKGEKIEMTVPIHLEGEPVGVKMDGGLLEQQLREVKILCEPAKAPDAIIIDVSELAVGDSLHVSDLKVDDGIEIHAPGDTLVAAVTMVKEPELEPQVEEGAQPEVAGEEPAPAGEETEGGE; this is translated from the coding sequence ATGGCAGAAAAGTTTGTAATCAAGGCAGAAAAACGCGATTCGCGTGGAAAGAACGAAGCTCGCCGCATGCGTGCGGCAGGCAAGATCCCGGCGATCGTTTACGGCGGCAAAGGCGGCAGCGTCTCCATCTCCGCGGAGTTGGCTGATCTGGCGGCTGTTTTGAGGTCTGATTCGGGTGCTAATACGGTATTCTCGCTTGAGATCGCAGGCGAAGAGACAACGGACGTCATCTTTCAGGACCGTCAGATACATGCACTGAAAGGGCGACTGATGCACGCCGATCTCCGACGCCTCGTCAAGGGCGAAAAGATCGAAATGACCGTGCCTATTCACCTCGAAGGCGAGCCCGTCGGCGTGAAAATGGATGGCGGTTTGCTCGAGCAGCAGCTCCGCGAGGTCAAAATATTGTGCGAGCCCGCAAAGGCTCCCGATGCGATCATCATTGACGTCTCGGAACTCGCCGTCGGCGATTCGCTGCACGTTTCTGACCTTAAGGTCGACGACGGCATCGAGATACACGCTCCGGGCGACACGCTCGTAGCGGCGGTCACGATGGTCAAAGAACCCGAGCTCGAACCGCAGGTCGAAGAGGGAGCACAGCCTGAGGTTGCCGGGGAAGAGCCGGCTCCTGCAGGTGAGGAAACGGAGGGCGGCGAATAG
- the ispE gene encoding 4-(cytidine 5'-diphospho)-2-C-methyl-D-erythritol kinase yields MKFELPSFAKINRMLRVISKRADGYHELFTVFQTVSLHDTIHFEESSKLTLTCDDPSIPIDAHNLVMKAAILLSSQFAVGAGASIHLTKRIPSPGGLGGGSSNAAVALIGLSRLWDLDQSIDLFSIAEELGSDVPFFLFGGTAVGTGRGEIIEPVADIDCGNLLIVTPDIEVPTADVFGGLTAPTLTNRAVENILSVCRREMRSADPASPALINDLETGVFAAYPEIRRVKETLLELGAVNAAMSGSGASVFGIFDKQETRQAAMKALDRESTWRKFAVSAISCSEYREALQM; encoded by the coding sequence ATGAAATTTGAGCTGCCGTCCTTTGCGAAGATCAACCGAATGCTGCGCGTCATAAGCAAGCGGGCGGACGGCTATCATGAGCTTTTTACGGTGTTTCAAACTGTATCGCTTCACGACACCATCCATTTTGAAGAGAGTTCAAAGCTGACGCTGACCTGCGACGACCCTTCGATCCCGATAGACGCGCACAATCTGGTAATGAAGGCGGCTATATTGCTGAGTTCCCAGTTCGCGGTCGGTGCCGGAGCTTCGATACATCTGACCAAGCGGATACCTTCGCCCGGCGGGCTCGGAGGCGGTTCGTCCAATGCGGCGGTCGCTTTGATAGGGTTGTCGCGTCTGTGGGACCTGGACCAGTCGATCGATCTGTTCTCGATCGCTGAGGAGCTGGGCTCGGACGTTCCTTTCTTTCTTTTTGGCGGGACGGCGGTCGGAACGGGCCGCGGCGAAATAATTGAGCCGGTTGCTGATATCGACTGCGGCAATTTGCTGATCGTGACGCCCGATATCGAGGTCCCGACCGCCGATGTTTTCGGCGGTTTAACTGCTCCGACCTTGACAAATAGGGCTGTGGAAAATATCCTTTCTGTTTGCCGTCGAGAAATGAGATCCGCTGATCCAGCCTCGCCGGCATTGATAAATGACTTGGAAACGGGCGTTTTTGCAGCCTATCCCGAGATCCGGCGAGTAAAAGAAACCTTGTTGGAACTCGGTGCCGTAAATGCGGCGATGAGCGGCAGCGGAGCAAGCGTTTTCGGTATTTTTGACAAACAAGAGACACGGCAAGCTGCTATGAAAGCCCTCGATCGCGAATCGACCTGGCGAAAGTTTGCCGTATCAGCCATCTCGTGTTCTGAGTATCGCGAGGCGCTTCAAATGTAG
- a CDS encoding choice-of-anchor J domain-containing protein, producing MSTAGTSTNVGSTATSVGDFTNLLLDINPTYQTGGVYPEVWTQFTVTVTGLGGPTTGRFGFRYFVEDGGPTGNNSNYIGIDTVEISCPTGPTPSPTPSPSPVESPTPTPTPTPTPTPTPSPTPTPTPTPTPTPTPTPTPSPTPSPTPTPTPTPTPTPTPTPTPTPTPSPTPTPTPTPTPTPTPTPSPSPSPSPTPTNFVFFSSPTYMDDEPNTAVITLNRSGDTSGAASVDFSTLPGTAFGGAACGLLVDYITVTNQTVNFAAGQTTAIVNVQICGDISAEGPETVILQLSNPVGTGIGPAGGAPPLGPGTDAVLTINDTANQFRNTQCIDIFENSIGLPYPSQIFVNGATTNLFRVRVTLFDYWSNSPDNVDILLVGPNGAKYILMADAGGVVPINPNDARTLTFTDSAPQVVANSTAPATGVYQPTNWETPVTTFPVPAPAGPYVEPGSTVARPVSQTMFGNFGGINANGTWSLYVRDDGGFPRPDTQNGGICGWGLELLPVTAAGVEVSGRVFTSTGAPLRNAEVTMTDANGVVRRAVTSSFGYYRFDEVPVGESFVMSVNSRNYRFVPRVIVVMDTLTDVDFIGLE from the coding sequence ATGAGCACGGCGGGCACAAGCACGAACGTTGGCTCAACCGCCACATCGGTTGGTGATTTCACCAACCTGCTTCTTGATATCAACCCGACGTATCAAACCGGCGGTGTATATCCTGAAGTCTGGACGCAGTTTACGGTAACTGTAACGGGACTTGGCGGGCCGACGACCGGACGGTTTGGATTCAGGTATTTCGTAGAGGACGGCGGACCAACCGGCAACAACTCGAACTATATCGGCATAGATACGGTCGAGATCAGCTGCCCGACAGGCCCGACGCCTTCGCCGACGCCTAGCCCGTCACCTGTCGAATCGCCGACGCCAACACCGACGCCAACACCGACGCCGACGCCAACACCGTCGCCAACACCGACACCGACGCCGACACCGACACCGACGCCAACACCGACGCCAACACCGTCGCCAACACCGTCGCCAACACCGACGCCAACACCGACGCCGACACCGACACCGACGCCAACACCGACGCCGACGCCAACACCGTCGCCGACGCCAACACCGACGCCAACACCGACGCCAACGCCGACACCAACTCCTTCGCCGTCGCCGAGCCCGTCGCCAACGCCGACGAACTTCGTGTTCTTCAGCTCGCCGACGTATATGGATGACGAGCCGAATACGGCAGTGATCACATTAAACCGATCAGGTGACACGTCGGGAGCGGCAAGTGTTGATTTCAGCACGTTGCCGGGAACGGCATTTGGCGGAGCGGCTTGTGGGCTGCTGGTGGATTACATCACAGTAACGAACCAGACGGTCAACTTTGCCGCCGGCCAGACGACTGCGATCGTAAACGTACAGATCTGCGGAGACATCTCTGCAGAAGGCCCTGAGACAGTCATCCTGCAGCTTTCGAATCCTGTGGGAACAGGCATCGGGCCTGCAGGCGGTGCTCCGCCGCTCGGTCCGGGCACGGATGCCGTTCTGACCATCAATGACACTGCCAACCAGTTCAGGAACACGCAGTGCATCGATATCTTCGAGAACAGCATCGGTCTGCCATATCCGTCGCAGATATTCGTCAACGGCGCTACGACGAACCTGTTCCGCGTACGTGTGACGCTGTTCGACTACTGGTCGAATTCACCGGACAACGTTGACATCCTGCTTGTAGGCCCGAACGGAGCGAAATACATCCTGATGGCAGACGCAGGCGGCGTGGTCCCGATCAATCCGAACGACGCGAGGACGCTGACCTTTACTGACTCCGCTCCGCAGGTCGTGGCGAACAGCACTGCACCTGCAACCGGCGTCTATCAGCCGACGAACTGGGAGACCCCTGTAACGACATTCCCGGTACCTGCACCTGCAGGACCGTATGTCGAGCCGGGATCGACCGTCGCACGGCCGGTCAGCCAGACGATGTTCGGCAACTTCGGCGGCATCAACGCCAACGGAACATGGAGCCTGTATGTGAGAGACGACGGCGGCTTCCCGAGGCCCGACACGCAGAACGGCGGTATCTGCGGCTGGGGACTCGAACTGCTGCCGGTCACGGCTGCGGGAGTCGAGGTATCGGGACGCGTATTCACGTCGACCGGTGCTCCGCTCCGCAACGCAGAGGTCACGATGACGGACGCTAACGGTGTGGTACGCCGTGCGGTAACTTCGAGCTTCGGTTACTACCGATTCGACGAAGTGCCGGTTGGCGAGTCGTTCGTGATGAGCGTAAATTCACGCAACTACCGCTTCGTTCCGCGTGTTATCGTCGTAATGGATACGTTGACGGATGTCGATTTTATAGGGTTGGAATAG
- the rpsF gene encoding 30S ribosomal protein S6 has protein sequence MATRTYEVMYIVDPETPAEKIGKLNDAVGKLIKKEGGEVVNMEDMGIRNLAYPIQKKTEGHYVLFEITGSGQEIAELERRMRVNDMIMRYITVRVDEERKTADKRRTKRETRSAKRASFRPTAEENAAPEATAEA, from the coding sequence ATGGCAACCAGAACATACGAAGTAATGTACATCGTCGATCCGGAAACGCCTGCCGAAAAGATAGGCAAGCTGAATGATGCGGTCGGCAAATTAATCAAGAAAGAGGGCGGAGAGGTCGTCAACATGGAAGACATGGGTATCCGAAATCTTGCTTATCCGATCCAGAAGAAAACCGAAGGCCACTACGTGCTGTTCGAGATCACGGGTTCGGGGCAGGAGATCGCTGAGCTCGAACGTCGAATGCGCGTCAACGACATGATCATGCGGTACATCACCGTCCGCGTTGACGAAGAGCGAAAGACCGCTGACAAACGCCGTACAAAGCGCGAGACACGTTCGGCAAAACGAGCGTCGTTCCGTCCTACCGCTGAAGAAAATGCGGCACCGGAGGCTACAGCGGAAGCCTAA
- a CDS encoding choice-of-anchor J domain-containing protein gives MRSLRNTLCAAIAVLIFAAAVSAATFNVNTTADTQDANPGNGICADASGNCSLRAAITEANALAGPDTIIVPAGVYTQTLVSANENNNAGGDWDINSEITIMGAGMGITIIQANAAPGVATERVFHIRFITAGMTVSLENMTIRHGRNAGNVFGAGIRVDSGAGTANFTGIEVTQNLNASSGGGIAVSAAANSTVNITSSTISNNRAGSSTAGTSASGGGLFFNNAGTYTITNSTISGNSADSGVASSFGGGIAIPVNTTTNVSGSTITNNTSNSTFAQGVGGGIYCVTALTVNSSSVTFNTASSTVAEAFGGGITILGNTTTFNDSFIDNNTANSTSATFADAGEMIWSSELGATGNGPGTGGGFYNQNGTLNLNSSSLSDNKSSRAGGAGVNVGSTGNATTRSRKTTIKRNRTKREGAAIVNVNLGGNVTRLDIEEDALADSDCDPVFFSPLMPEGPLPCEGGGIRNVSAGAGTAEVIIVNSTISGNNATTGGGISQLRTAGTAKSTIINATIFNNQATQTGGGISNTGGGTVELTNSVVSNNAETNPNLNGPVISFGYNLLGSTDGNPAQPTDIIGQDPMLGPKLNNGGSTFSHLPEPGSPVINAIPAAANGCGTTVTTDQRGLPRPVGSGCDIGSVEVQESASPTPTPSPTPTPSPSESPTPTPTPSPSPTPSPSPSPGPSPSCTPFTQGFEDVGTLPGGGWSLQNLSEPGPGTTGWFQGNPTVFPSHTGDPNSYIGANFNNGTGVATLSNWLLTPVVTLENGVQMSFWTRTTTNNPFPRSPAGAYEHGGHKHERWLNRHIGW, from the coding sequence ATGAGATCATTGAGGAATACCCTATGTGCCGCAATAGCGGTTTTGATATTTGCTGCTGCGGTTAGCGCAGCGACGTTTAACGTAAATACGACCGCCGATACGCAGGATGCAAATCCAGGCAACGGCATATGCGCTGACGCCTCGGGAAACTGTTCCCTGCGCGCCGCTATTACTGAGGCAAATGCCCTCGCGGGCCCCGACACGATCATTGTCCCCGCGGGCGTTTACACGCAGACGCTCGTTTCTGCCAACGAAAACAACAATGCAGGCGGCGACTGGGATATCAATTCAGAGATTACGATAATGGGCGCGGGAATGGGCATAACTATAATTCAAGCGAATGCGGCGCCGGGCGTCGCGACCGAGAGGGTCTTTCACATTCGTTTCATCACGGCCGGAATGACCGTAAGCCTCGAAAATATGACCATCCGCCACGGCAGAAATGCCGGGAACGTCTTCGGTGCGGGTATTCGCGTAGATAGCGGAGCAGGTACCGCAAACTTCACCGGGATCGAGGTCACTCAAAACCTGAACGCTTCAAGCGGCGGAGGCATCGCGGTTTCGGCGGCTGCCAATTCCACGGTAAATATCACTAGCAGCACGATCTCGAACAACCGTGCGGGATCGTCCACCGCGGGCACAAGTGCGTCCGGCGGCGGCCTTTTCTTTAATAATGCAGGGACTTATACGATTACTAATTCGACGATCTCCGGAAACTCAGCGGATTCCGGCGTGGCGAGTTCCTTCGGCGGCGGCATCGCAATTCCTGTCAATACCACAACGAACGTTTCCGGCTCGACGATAACGAATAACACATCGAATTCGACGTTCGCTCAAGGCGTCGGCGGCGGTATTTACTGTGTGACCGCTCTTACCGTCAATAGCTCGTCTGTAACATTCAATACGGCATCCAGCACCGTTGCTGAAGCATTCGGCGGCGGGATCACGATACTCGGAAATACTACGACCTTTAATGACAGCTTTATCGACAACAATACCGCTAACAGCACATCAGCGACCTTTGCGGATGCCGGCGAAATGATCTGGAGTTCGGAATTGGGTGCGACGGGAAACGGGCCCGGTACCGGAGGGGGGTTTTATAATCAGAACGGAACACTTAATTTGAACAGTTCAAGCCTAAGTGACAACAAATCGAGTCGAGCAGGCGGCGCCGGCGTAAATGTCGGCAGTACGGGCAATGCGACGACGCGGTCTCGCAAGACGACGATAAAACGAAACAGGACCAAAAGAGAAGGTGCGGCGATCGTCAATGTTAACCTCGGCGGGAATGTGACCAGATTGGATATTGAAGAAGACGCACTTGCGGACAGCGATTGTGACCCTGTATTTTTCTCTCCATTAATGCCCGAAGGACCGCTTCCCTGCGAAGGCGGTGGAATTAGAAACGTTTCGGCGGGAGCCGGGACGGCCGAGGTGATCATCGTCAATTCGACGATCTCCGGCAACAATGCGACGACGGGCGGCGGCATCAGCCAATTGCGCACTGCCGGAACTGCAAAATCCACTATTATCAACGCCACCATCTTCAACAATCAAGCAACGCAAACAGGCGGCGGTATCAGCAACACCGGAGGCGGGACGGTGGAACTTACCAATTCGGTGGTCTCAAACAATGCCGAAACCAATCCAAATCTTAACGGACCTGTGATCTCTTTCGGCTATAACCTATTGGGATCGACAGACGGCAACCCTGCCCAGCCGACCGATATCATTGGCCAGGACCCAATGCTGGGCCCCAAACTGAATAACGGCGGCAGCACATTCTCGCATCTCCCCGAACCCGGCAGCCCGGTGATCAACGCAATTCCTGCAGCGGCAAACGGCTGCGGAACTACGGTGACTACGGATCAACGTGGTTTGCCGCGTCCGGTCGGCAGCGGCTGCGACATTGGCTCTGTCGAGGTGCAGGAATCTGCAAGCCCGACGCCGACACCGTCCCCAACACCGACACCGTCACCGTCAGAAAGCCCAACGCCGACACCGACGCCGTCACCGTCACCAACACCGTCACCGAGCCCGTCACCTGGGCCGTCGCCGTCCTGCACGCCTTTCACTCAGGGATTCGAGGATGTTGGAACACTTCCGGGTGGTGGTTGGTCACTGCAGAACCTGTCAGAACCGGGTCCAGGGACGACTGGTTGGTTCCAGGGCAATCCAACGGTGTTCCCGTCGCATACAGGAGACCCAAATTCATATATCGGAGCGAATTTCAACAACGGAACGGGCGTCGCAACGCTTAGCAACTGGCTACTTACACCAGTGGTCACGCTTGAGAACGGCGTGCAGATGTCCTTCTGGACGCGTACAACAACCAACAATCCTTTCCCCCGATCGCCTGCAGGTGCGTATGAGCACGGCGGGCACAAGCACGAACGTTGGCTCAACCGCCACATCGGTTGGTGA
- a CDS encoding 30S ribosomal protein S18, translating into MAEKELDILNDKDLGLDEEVIGDRPRRYQRRRPRLAVPDYIDWKDVDLLKQFIPERGKIMPRRISGITARDQRRLAKAIKRARSMALLPFVAD; encoded by the coding sequence ATGGCAGAAAAAGAATTGGATATATTGAACGACAAAGACCTTGGCTTGGACGAAGAGGTCATCGGCGATCGCCCTAGGCGATATCAACGCCGCCGTCCGCGGCTTGCCGTGCCGGATTACATTGATTGGAAGGATGTTGACCTGCTGAAGCAGTTCATTCCTGAACGCGGAAAGATCATGCCGCGCCGCATATCGGGCATAACGGCCCGCGATCAGCGTCGTCTGGCAAAGGCCATCAAGCGTGCGCGTTCGATGGCGCTGCTGCCGTTCGTAGCAGACTAA
- a CDS encoding transcriptional regulator: protein MEGAENRLFFEFDEFRIDVGERLLFRESEQVAVAPKDFDLLMVLIENRGRTVTKEDLMDSVWQDTFVYEGNLYRHISTLRKLLEESHRDSKLITTVPKRGYRFDGEVREVFVAESALIAEERTQYRIAINEVTETAKTSRLALSFSTLAVATVIIGVAAFATIMGWRQLSPGSSAAAFVPNIKEHGTENAEAYELFVEGRQLWKTRATADLHNATIKLEQAIEKDPQFARAHAALADAYAFDFFDWVKAESVAETAARLDPTLAEPHATIGFIRTFWQWKPKEAESYFKRAVAIDPGYATAHQWYAMSLAARARTGLALAELRLALELDPTSTAINADMCQMLYFSRRYDLAIEQCRRTLELDPQFGNAHQYLYEIYTTLGLHEEAIDRYFIMEKLGLIPQDVLADSEDLRLAYASAGVRSFWERRTEILRRTPANAYRLGQYYARLGDNESALAAFSRAFETRDLDFIFFAIDPAAEALSKDPRYNDLTAKLIDMPTN from the coding sequence GTGGAAGGTGCTGAAAACAGACTTTTTTTTGAATTCGATGAGTTTCGCATCGATGTTGGGGAACGCCTGTTGTTCCGGGAATCCGAACAGGTCGCGGTCGCTCCAAAGGACTTTGACCTGCTAATGGTCCTTATTGAGAATCGCGGCCGCACTGTCACAAAAGAGGACCTGATGGATAGCGTCTGGCAGGATACGTTTGTCTATGAAGGCAACCTGTATCGGCACATTTCCACGCTCAGAAAACTGTTGGAAGAAAGCCATCGCGATTCCAAACTGATCACGACAGTGCCAAAACGAGGTTATCGTTTTGACGGCGAGGTCCGCGAGGTATTTGTCGCAGAAAGTGCTTTGATCGCTGAAGAGCGCACGCAATATCGAATTGCCATCAACGAAGTTACAGAAACCGCAAAAACGTCGAGGCTCGCATTATCATTTAGCACACTTGCCGTTGCGACCGTCATCATCGGCGTCGCTGCGTTCGCGACGATCATGGGCTGGCGGCAGTTGTCGCCCGGCAGTTCGGCGGCAGCGTTCGTGCCCAACATCAAAGAGCACGGAACCGAAAATGCAGAAGCATATGAGCTTTTCGTCGAAGGCAGACAGCTTTGGAAAACGCGTGCCACGGCGGACCTGCACAACGCGACGATCAAGCTCGAACAGGCCATCGAAAAAGACCCGCAATTCGCACGGGCCCATGCCGCACTCGCGGATGCGTATGCGTTCGATTTTTTTGATTGGGTAAAAGCCGAATCTGTGGCTGAAACCGCGGCCCGGCTGGATCCAACCCTTGCTGAACCGCACGCGACGATCGGCTTTATACGTACATTCTGGCAGTGGAAACCAAAGGAAGCAGAATCTTATTTCAAAAGAGCCGTAGCCATCGACCCTGGCTATGCGACCGCACATCAATGGTACGCGATGAGCCTGGCGGCACGCGCAAGGACCGGGCTCGCATTGGCAGAACTGCGGCTGGCTCTCGAACTAGATCCCACATCAACAGCGATAAATGCTGATATGTGTCAGATGCTCTATTTTTCGCGACGGTATGATCTCGCTATCGAACAATGCCGACGTACGCTGGAACTGGATCCGCAGTTTGGCAACGCCCATCAATATCTCTACGAGATCTACACGACCTTGGGGCTGCATGAAGAGGCAATAGACCGATATTTCATTATGGAAAAACTAGGCCTCATCCCGCAGGACGTTCTGGCTGACAGCGAAGATCTGCGTCTGGCGTACGCTTCCGCAGGTGTCCGATCATTCTGGGAAAGAAGAACCGAAATTCTAAGACGAACGCCTGCAAACGCCTACCGTTTAGGCCAGTATTACGCCAGGCTTGGCGACAACGAATCAGCACTAGCCGCATTCAGCCGAGCCTTTGAAACCCGAGACCTCGATTTCATTTTCTTCGCCATCGACCCCGCCGCGGAGGCTTTGTCTAAAGACCCACGCTACAACGACCTCACCGCAAAACTCATCGACATGCCCACAAACTAA